Proteins co-encoded in one Brassica rapa cultivar Chiifu-401-42 chromosome A02, CAAS_Brap_v3.01, whole genome shotgun sequence genomic window:
- the LOC103853549 gene encoding subtilisin-like protease SBT3.6 isoform X1 produces MTNYRTLIFVVLSLIIFLNGQSIFVARAVAESKVHIVYLGQKQHDDPEFVTESHHQMLCSLLGSKEDAHGSMVYSYRHGFSGFAAKLTKSQAKKIANLPEVVHVIPDSFYKLKTTRTWDYLGLSASSPKNLLNETNMGEQIIIGIIDTGVWPESEVFNDDGIGSVPSHWKGGCQSGEMFNSSHCNKKLIGAKYFINGFLEENKSFNSKESLDFISPRDLNGHGTHVATIAAGSYVQDISYKGLAGGTVRGGAPRARIAMYKGCWYLDDLDITTCSSADILKAMDEAIHDGVDVLSLSLGSVVPLHGETDIRDGISTGAFHAVLKGITVVCAGGNSGPEAQTVTNTAPWIVTVAATTLDRSFPTPITLGNNKVILVTILQGQIICLLRKYSDDMCLILSLVIILQGQAMYTGPELGFTSLVYPEDPGNSNETFSGTCEDLSLNSNDTMVGKVVLCFTASSSSGSVSSAAGSVKKAGGLAVIIARHPGSDLEPCLDDFPCVSVDYELGTNILLYIRSTGSPVLKIQPSTTLVGQPVGTKVASFSSRGPNSIAPAILKPDIAAPGASILAATTTNTTLNDGGFIMLSGTSMAAPVISGVVALLKALHPDWSPAAIRSAIVTTAWRTDPFGEQIDAEGSSRKLADPFDYGGGLVNPEKAVKPGLVYDLDLEDYVLYMCSVGYNDSSISQLVGERTTCSNPRPSVLDLNLPSITIPDLKEEVTLTRTVTNVGPPSSVYKVKVEPPLGVQVTVMPNKLVFNSKTKKLSYHVRVSTRHKINTGFYFGSLTWSDSVHDVIIPLSVRTQILQNYYDEN; encoded by the exons ATGACGAATTACAGAACATTAATTTTTGTGGTGCTAAGTCTGATAATATTTCTCAACGGGCAGAGCATTTTTGTTGCACGAGCCGTAGCTGAGAGCAAG GTTCATATAGTATATTTGGGTCAGAAGCAACATGATGATCCTGAGTTTGTCACAGAATCTCACCATCAGATGTTGTGTTCACTTCTTGGAAG TAAAGAGGATGCCCATGGTTCAATGGTATACAGTTACCGACATGGCTTCTCAGGTTTTGCAGCCAAGCTTACCAAGTCCCAAGCCAAGAAAATAGCAA ATTTACCTGAAGTTGTTCATGTCATACCGGATAGTTTCTACAAGCTGAAAACAACTCGGACTTGGGACTACTTAGGACTTTCTGCCTCCAGTCCAAAGAATCTTCTAAATGAAACTAATATGGGTGAACAAATTATCATCGGCATTATTGACACAG GAGTATGGCCAGAATCTGAAGTATTTAACGACGATGGGATTGGATCGGTGCCGAGCCACTGGAAAGGAGGCTGTCAATCAGGAGAGATGTTCAACTCCTCCCACTGCAATAAAAAGCTCATAGGAGCTAAGTATTTCATCAATGGCTTCCTCGAGGAGAACAAAAGCTTCAACTCTAAAGAATCACTTGATTTCATTTCCCCTAGAGACCTCAATGGTCATGGCACGCATGTCGCCACCATCGCGGCAGGTTCTTACGTGCAGGACATTAGCTACAAGGGCCTAGCTGGAGGGACTGTGAGAGGTGGGGCACCACGTGCTCGTATAGCAATGTACAAGGGTTGTTGGTATCTGGATGATTTAGACATAACAACTTGTTCATCTGCTGACATTTTGAAAGCTATGGACGAGGCAATTCATGACGGTGTTGATGTTTTGTCACTCTCTCTTGGCTCTGTGGTTCCTCTGCATGGAGAAACTGATATCCGCGATGGGATATCCACCGGAGCCTTCCATGCCGTCTTAAAGGGTATCACCGTTGTTTGTGCAGGTGGTAACTCTGGCCCCGAGGCTCAAACAGTGACAAACACGGCGCCTTGGATTGTCACTGTGGCTGCAACTACTCTAGACCGGTCCTTTCCCACTCCTATCACACTTGGGAACAATAAAGTGATACTGGTAACTATATTGCAGGGTCAAATTATATGTCTACTAAGAAAATATTCTGATGATATGTGTCTTATTTTGAGTTTGGTCATTATTTTACAGGGTCAAGCAATGTACACAGGTCCAGAACTTGGCTTCACTAGCTTGGTTTACCCAGAGGATCCAGGGAACAGCAACGAAACCTTTAGTGG CACTTGTGAGGATCTTTCCTTGAATTCTAATGATACAATGGTGGGGAAAGTGGTCTTGTGTTTCACAGCATCATCTTCTAGTGGTTCAGTATCAAGTGCTGCAGGTTCTGTGAAGAAAGCTGGTGGTCTAGCTGTAATCATAGCAAGACATCCAGGCTCCGATCTCGAACCATGTTTAGATGATTTCCCATGCGTTTCTGTTGACTACGAGCTTGGGACAAATATACTTCTCTACATACGTTCCACAGG ATCTCCTGTTTTGAAGATACAACCATCTACAACCCTTGTAGGACAGCCCGTTGGTACAAAGGTGGCAAGTTTCTCGTCAAGAGGACCTAATTCAATTGCCCCTGCTATTCTCAAA CCGGATATAGCAGCACCAGGAGCGAGCATATTGGCCGCTACAACCACCAATACCACCTTAAACGACGGAGGATTCATTATGCTGTCAGGAACATCAATGGCAGCTCCTGTTATTTCAGGAGTTGTTGCACTTCTTAAAGCTCTCCATCCTGATTGGTCTCCTGCTGCCATTAGATCAGCCATTGTCACTACAG CTTGGAGAACAGATCCATTTGGAGAGCAGATTGATGCAGAAGGGTCGTCTCGGAAGCTAGCCGATCCCTTTGACTATGGTGGAGGGCTTGTGAATCCAGAGAAAGCTGTAAAACCAGGTCTTGTATATGATTTGGACCTCGAAGACTATGTTCTCTACATGTGCTCTGTTGGTTACAACGACTCGTCAATCTCTCAGCTTGTCGGTGAAAGAACAACCTGTTCAAATCCCAGACCATCTGTTCTTGATTTGAACTTACCTTCCATTACAATTCCAGACCTCAAAGAAGAAGTCACTCTCACGAGAACGGTCACTAATGTTGGACCGCCCAGCTCAGTCTATAAAGTAAAGGTCGAGCCACCATTGGGAGTTCAAGTGACCGTGATGCCAAATAAGTTAGTATTCAACTCTAAAACTAAAAAGCTCTCTTATCATGTCAGAGTCTCGACCAGACACAAGATCAACACTGGTTTTTATTTTGGAAGCTTGACGTGGAGTGACTCTGTGCATGACGTTATAATTCCTTTGTCCGTGAGAACGCAAATTCTGCAGAATTACTATGATGagaattga
- the LOC103853549 gene encoding subtilisin-like protease SBT3.6 isoform X2 → MTNYRTLIFVVLSLIIFLNGQSIFVARAVAESKVHIVYLGQKQHDDPEFVTESHHQMLCSLLGSKEDAHGSMVYSYRHGFSGFAAKLTKSQAKKIANLPEVVHVIPDSFYKLKTTRTWDYLGLSASSPKNLLNETNMGEQIIIGIIDTGVWPESEVFNDDGIGSVPSHWKGGCQSGEMFNSSHCNKKLIGAKYFINGFLEENKSFNSKESLDFISPRDLNGHGTHVATIAAGSYVQDISYKGLAGGTVRGGAPRARIAMYKGCWYLDDLDITTCSSADILKAMDEAIHDGVDVLSLSLGSVVPLHGETDIRDGISTGAFHAVLKGITVVCAGGNSGPEAQTVTNTAPWIVTVAATTLDRSFPTPITLGNNKVILGQAMYTGPELGFTSLVYPEDPGNSNETFSGTCEDLSLNSNDTMVGKVVLCFTASSSSGSVSSAAGSVKKAGGLAVIIARHPGSDLEPCLDDFPCVSVDYELGTNILLYIRSTGSPVLKIQPSTTLVGQPVGTKVASFSSRGPNSIAPAILKPDIAAPGASILAATTTNTTLNDGGFIMLSGTSMAAPVISGVVALLKALHPDWSPAAIRSAIVTTAWRTDPFGEQIDAEGSSRKLADPFDYGGGLVNPEKAVKPGLVYDLDLEDYVLYMCSVGYNDSSISQLVGERTTCSNPRPSVLDLNLPSITIPDLKEEVTLTRTVTNVGPPSSVYKVKVEPPLGVQVTVMPNKLVFNSKTKKLSYHVRVSTRHKINTGFYFGSLTWSDSVHDVIIPLSVRTQILQNYYDEN, encoded by the exons ATGACGAATTACAGAACATTAATTTTTGTGGTGCTAAGTCTGATAATATTTCTCAACGGGCAGAGCATTTTTGTTGCACGAGCCGTAGCTGAGAGCAAG GTTCATATAGTATATTTGGGTCAGAAGCAACATGATGATCCTGAGTTTGTCACAGAATCTCACCATCAGATGTTGTGTTCACTTCTTGGAAG TAAAGAGGATGCCCATGGTTCAATGGTATACAGTTACCGACATGGCTTCTCAGGTTTTGCAGCCAAGCTTACCAAGTCCCAAGCCAAGAAAATAGCAA ATTTACCTGAAGTTGTTCATGTCATACCGGATAGTTTCTACAAGCTGAAAACAACTCGGACTTGGGACTACTTAGGACTTTCTGCCTCCAGTCCAAAGAATCTTCTAAATGAAACTAATATGGGTGAACAAATTATCATCGGCATTATTGACACAG GAGTATGGCCAGAATCTGAAGTATTTAACGACGATGGGATTGGATCGGTGCCGAGCCACTGGAAAGGAGGCTGTCAATCAGGAGAGATGTTCAACTCCTCCCACTGCAATAAAAAGCTCATAGGAGCTAAGTATTTCATCAATGGCTTCCTCGAGGAGAACAAAAGCTTCAACTCTAAAGAATCACTTGATTTCATTTCCCCTAGAGACCTCAATGGTCATGGCACGCATGTCGCCACCATCGCGGCAGGTTCTTACGTGCAGGACATTAGCTACAAGGGCCTAGCTGGAGGGACTGTGAGAGGTGGGGCACCACGTGCTCGTATAGCAATGTACAAGGGTTGTTGGTATCTGGATGATTTAGACATAACAACTTGTTCATCTGCTGACATTTTGAAAGCTATGGACGAGGCAATTCATGACGGTGTTGATGTTTTGTCACTCTCTCTTGGCTCTGTGGTTCCTCTGCATGGAGAAACTGATATCCGCGATGGGATATCCACCGGAGCCTTCCATGCCGTCTTAAAGGGTATCACCGTTGTTTGTGCAGGTGGTAACTCTGGCCCCGAGGCTCAAACAGTGACAAACACGGCGCCTTGGATTGTCACTGTGGCTGCAACTACTCTAGACCGGTCCTTTCCCACTCCTATCACACTTGGGAACAATAAAGTGATACTG GGTCAAGCAATGTACACAGGTCCAGAACTTGGCTTCACTAGCTTGGTTTACCCAGAGGATCCAGGGAACAGCAACGAAACCTTTAGTGG CACTTGTGAGGATCTTTCCTTGAATTCTAATGATACAATGGTGGGGAAAGTGGTCTTGTGTTTCACAGCATCATCTTCTAGTGGTTCAGTATCAAGTGCTGCAGGTTCTGTGAAGAAAGCTGGTGGTCTAGCTGTAATCATAGCAAGACATCCAGGCTCCGATCTCGAACCATGTTTAGATGATTTCCCATGCGTTTCTGTTGACTACGAGCTTGGGACAAATATACTTCTCTACATACGTTCCACAGG ATCTCCTGTTTTGAAGATACAACCATCTACAACCCTTGTAGGACAGCCCGTTGGTACAAAGGTGGCAAGTTTCTCGTCAAGAGGACCTAATTCAATTGCCCCTGCTATTCTCAAA CCGGATATAGCAGCACCAGGAGCGAGCATATTGGCCGCTACAACCACCAATACCACCTTAAACGACGGAGGATTCATTATGCTGTCAGGAACATCAATGGCAGCTCCTGTTATTTCAGGAGTTGTTGCACTTCTTAAAGCTCTCCATCCTGATTGGTCTCCTGCTGCCATTAGATCAGCCATTGTCACTACAG CTTGGAGAACAGATCCATTTGGAGAGCAGATTGATGCAGAAGGGTCGTCTCGGAAGCTAGCCGATCCCTTTGACTATGGTGGAGGGCTTGTGAATCCAGAGAAAGCTGTAAAACCAGGTCTTGTATATGATTTGGACCTCGAAGACTATGTTCTCTACATGTGCTCTGTTGGTTACAACGACTCGTCAATCTCTCAGCTTGTCGGTGAAAGAACAACCTGTTCAAATCCCAGACCATCTGTTCTTGATTTGAACTTACCTTCCATTACAATTCCAGACCTCAAAGAAGAAGTCACTCTCACGAGAACGGTCACTAATGTTGGACCGCCCAGCTCAGTCTATAAAGTAAAGGTCGAGCCACCATTGGGAGTTCAAGTGACCGTGATGCCAAATAAGTTAGTATTCAACTCTAAAACTAAAAAGCTCTCTTATCATGTCAGAGTCTCGACCAGACACAAGATCAACACTGGTTTTTATTTTGGAAGCTTGACGTGGAGTGACTCTGTGCATGACGTTATAATTCCTTTGTCCGTGAGAACGCAAATTCTGCAGAATTACTATGATGagaattga
- the LOC103853550 gene encoding subtilisin-like protease SBT3.10 isoform X1, with protein sequence MGQTIILVAIILTVVMNAQSTFVVGDAAERKVYVVYLGEKEHDDPASVTEYHHQMLWSLLGSKESVHDSIVYSYRHGFSGFAAKLTESQAQQLSELPEVVHVIPNTLYELTTTRTWDYLGLSPGTSKSLVHKADMGRKIIVGVIDTGVWPESEMYNDKGYGPIPSRWKGSCESGELFNGSIHCNKKLIGAKYFVDGLVAEIGDFDRAENAEYASPRDFNGHGTHVSSTIGGSFLPGVSYLGLGRGTVKGGAPGVRLAIYKACWLQSGSCSGADVLKAIDEAIHDGVDVLSLSLGSKVPLYSETDVRELTSVGAFHAVAKGIPVVAAAGNDGPSAQTISNVAPWILTVAATTLDRSFPTAITLGNNITILGQAIFAGPELGYSDLTYPQSGDCQKLSANPNNTMEGKVVLCFTRETSVTPAVDAIIAVRNAGGLGVIIARNPTHLLLPSRNFPSVAVDFELGTDILFYIRSTRYHSSHSPNTFMNYHNIFGFFSLARSPIVKIGASRTLVARPVATKVATFSSRGPSSISPAILKPDIAAPGVNILAATSLNDSFSVNGFSMKSGTSMATPVVSGIVVLLKSLHPHWSPSAIKSAIVTTAWKTDPSGEPIFADGSSRKLADPFDYGGGLVNPERAAKPGLVYDMATHDYVLYLCAADYSDMSISRVLGKATVCPTPKPSVLDLNLPSITIPNLRDEVTLTRTVTNVGPLNSVYKVVINPPTGVNVGVTPTTFVFNSTATKLSFTVRVTTTHRVNTGYFFGSLTWSDNMHNVAIPLSVRTQILPRYYDEN encoded by the exons ATGGGCCAAACCATAATTCTTGTAGCTATAATTCTGACTGTTGTTATGAATGCTCAGAGCACTTTCGTTGTAGGAGATGCTGCTGAGAGAAAG GTTTACGTAGTTTACTTGGGAGAGAAGGAACATGATGATCCTGCTTCAGTCACCGAATATCACCATCAGATGTTATGGTCACTTCTTGGAAG CAAAGAGTCTGTCCACGATTCAATAGTGTATAGTTATCGACACGGCTTCTCAGGCTTCGCTGCCAAGCTAACAGAGTCCCAAGCCCAGCAACTTTCAG AACTGCCTGAGGTTGTTCATGTCATACCAAATACATTGTACGAACTGACAACAACTAGGACTTGGGATTACTTGGGTCTGTCTCCGGGTACTTCAAAGAGTCTTGTACATAAGGCCGACATGGGGAGGAAGATCATTGTTGGAGTCATCGATACAG GAGTATGGCCGGAGTCTGAAATGTATAATGACAAAGGCTACGGACCTATACCGAGTCGTTGGAAAGGAAGCTGTGAATCCGGAGAACTCTTCAACGGTTCGATTCACTGCAACAAAAAGCTGATAGGAGCTAAATACTTTGTTGATGGCCTTGTTGCCGAAATCGGAGACTTTGATAGAGCAGAGAACGCTGAGTACGCATCCCCGAGAGACTTTAACGGTCATGGGACACATGTATCCTCAACCATCGGCGGTTCTTTTCTGCCTGGTGTAAGCTACCTAGGCCTTGGAAGAGGGACAGTGAAAGGCGGCGCGCCGGGTGTTCGTTTAGCTATTTATAAGGCTTGCTGGCTTCAGTCAGGGTCCTGTTCAGGAGCTGATGTCTTAAAAGCAATAGACGAAGCTATACATGATGGTGTTGATGTTTTGTCACTCTCTTTAGGATCAAAGGTTCCTTTATATTCAGAGACTGATGTGAGGGAACTGACCTCTGTGGGAGCATTCCATGCAGTTGCAAAAGGAATTCCTGTTGTTGCTGCAGCTGGTAATGACGGTCCCTCGGCTCAGACTATTTCGAATGTAGCTCCTTGGATCTTAACGGTCGCTGCAACAACTCTAGACCGTTCCTTTCCCACAGCTATTACACTTGGGAACAATATAACAATACTG GGTCAAGCAATCTTTGCCGGTCCAGAACTCGGCTATTCCGATCTAACTTACCCACAGTCCGG TGATTGCCAGAAGCTCTCTGCTAATCCCAACAACACAATGGAAGGAAAAGTTGTGTTATGTTTCACAAGAGAAACAAGTGTCACCCCTGCGGTAGATGCTATAATAGCAGTAAGAAATGCTGGAGGTCTTGGGGTAATCATTGCAAGGAATCCTACACACTTGCTTCTTCCATCTCGTAACTTTCCAAGTGTTGCGGTAGACTTCGAGCTTGGAACCGACATTCTGTTCTACATACGCTCCACAAGGTATCATTCATCTCATTCACCAAATACTTTCATGAATTACcataatatttttggatttttctcTCTCGCCAGATCTCCCATTGTAAAGATAGGGGCTTCAAGAACCCTCGTTGCACGACCTGTGGCTACAAAGGTAGCCACTTTCTCATCAAGAGGACCCAGTTCAATTTCCCCAGCGATTCTTAAG CCGGATATAGCAGCACCTGGTGTGAACATACTTGCAGCTACTTCCCTTAATGATTCTTTCAGTGTCAATGGATTCTCTATGAAGTCTGGGACGTCAATGGCTACTCCTGTAGTTTCAGGAATTGTAGTGCTCCTCAAATCATTACATCCTCACTGGTCTCCTTCTGCTATCAAGTCAGCTATTGTCACCACAG CTTGGAAAACTGATCCATCAGGAGAGCCAATCTTCGCAGATGGGTCAAGCCGCAAGCTAGCTGATCCGTTTGATTACGGAGGAGGCCTCGTGAATCCAGAGAGAGCTGCGAAACCAGGTCTCGTGTACGACATGGCCACACATGACTACGTCTTGTACTTGTGCGCTGCTGATTACAGTGACATGTCCATATCCCGTGTCCTCGGAAAAGCAACCGTCTGTCCTACTCCCAAGCCTTCGGTTCTTGATCTCAACTTGCCTTCCATCACAATCCCAAACCTTAGAGATGAAGTCACTCTCACAAGAACAGTCACAAACGTTGGACCTCTCAATTCAGTATACAAAGTCGTGATCAATCCTCCAACGGGAGTTAATGTGGGTGTTACACCAACGACATTTGTGTTTAACTCTACAGCTACAAAGTTATCGTTCACGGTCCGCGTCACGACCACACATAGAGTAAACACTGGCTACTTCTTTGGAAGCTTGACTTGGAGTGACAACATGCACAATGTAGCCATCCCACTATCTGTGAGAACCCAGATCCTGCCACGATACTATGACGAGAACTGA
- the LOC103853550 gene encoding subtilisin-like protease SBT3.10 isoform X2, whose protein sequence is MGQTIILVAIILTVVMNAQSTFVVGDAAERKVYVVYLGEKEHDDPASVTEYHHQMLWSLLGSKESVHDSIVYSYRHGFSGFAAKLTESQAQQLSELPEVVHVIPNTLYELTTTRTWDYLGLSPGTSKSLVHKADMGRKIIVGVIDTGVWPESEMYNDKGYGPIPSRWKGSCESGELFNGSIHCNKKLIGAKYFVDGLVAEIGDFDRAENAEYASPRDFNGHGTHVSSTIGGSFLPGVSYLGLGRGTVKGGAPGVRLAIYKACWLQSGSCSGADVLKAIDEAIHDGVDVLSLSLGSKVPLYSETDVRELTSVGAFHAVAKGIPVVAAAGNDGPSAQTISNVAPWILTVAATTLDRSFPTAITLGNNITILGQAIFAGPELGYSDLTYPQSGDCQKLSANPNNTMEGKVVLCFTRETSVTPAVDAIIAVRNAGGLGVIIARNPTHLLLPSRNFPSVAVDFELGTDILFYIRSTRSPIVKIGASRTLVARPVATKVATFSSRGPSSISPAILKPDIAAPGVNILAATSLNDSFSVNGFSMKSGTSMATPVVSGIVVLLKSLHPHWSPSAIKSAIVTTAWKTDPSGEPIFADGSSRKLADPFDYGGGLVNPERAAKPGLVYDMATHDYVLYLCAADYSDMSISRVLGKATVCPTPKPSVLDLNLPSITIPNLRDEVTLTRTVTNVGPLNSVYKVVINPPTGVNVGVTPTTFVFNSTATKLSFTVRVTTTHRVNTGYFFGSLTWSDNMHNVAIPLSVRTQILPRYYDEN, encoded by the exons ATGGGCCAAACCATAATTCTTGTAGCTATAATTCTGACTGTTGTTATGAATGCTCAGAGCACTTTCGTTGTAGGAGATGCTGCTGAGAGAAAG GTTTACGTAGTTTACTTGGGAGAGAAGGAACATGATGATCCTGCTTCAGTCACCGAATATCACCATCAGATGTTATGGTCACTTCTTGGAAG CAAAGAGTCTGTCCACGATTCAATAGTGTATAGTTATCGACACGGCTTCTCAGGCTTCGCTGCCAAGCTAACAGAGTCCCAAGCCCAGCAACTTTCAG AACTGCCTGAGGTTGTTCATGTCATACCAAATACATTGTACGAACTGACAACAACTAGGACTTGGGATTACTTGGGTCTGTCTCCGGGTACTTCAAAGAGTCTTGTACATAAGGCCGACATGGGGAGGAAGATCATTGTTGGAGTCATCGATACAG GAGTATGGCCGGAGTCTGAAATGTATAATGACAAAGGCTACGGACCTATACCGAGTCGTTGGAAAGGAAGCTGTGAATCCGGAGAACTCTTCAACGGTTCGATTCACTGCAACAAAAAGCTGATAGGAGCTAAATACTTTGTTGATGGCCTTGTTGCCGAAATCGGAGACTTTGATAGAGCAGAGAACGCTGAGTACGCATCCCCGAGAGACTTTAACGGTCATGGGACACATGTATCCTCAACCATCGGCGGTTCTTTTCTGCCTGGTGTAAGCTACCTAGGCCTTGGAAGAGGGACAGTGAAAGGCGGCGCGCCGGGTGTTCGTTTAGCTATTTATAAGGCTTGCTGGCTTCAGTCAGGGTCCTGTTCAGGAGCTGATGTCTTAAAAGCAATAGACGAAGCTATACATGATGGTGTTGATGTTTTGTCACTCTCTTTAGGATCAAAGGTTCCTTTATATTCAGAGACTGATGTGAGGGAACTGACCTCTGTGGGAGCATTCCATGCAGTTGCAAAAGGAATTCCTGTTGTTGCTGCAGCTGGTAATGACGGTCCCTCGGCTCAGACTATTTCGAATGTAGCTCCTTGGATCTTAACGGTCGCTGCAACAACTCTAGACCGTTCCTTTCCCACAGCTATTACACTTGGGAACAATATAACAATACTG GGTCAAGCAATCTTTGCCGGTCCAGAACTCGGCTATTCCGATCTAACTTACCCACAGTCCGG TGATTGCCAGAAGCTCTCTGCTAATCCCAACAACACAATGGAAGGAAAAGTTGTGTTATGTTTCACAAGAGAAACAAGTGTCACCCCTGCGGTAGATGCTATAATAGCAGTAAGAAATGCTGGAGGTCTTGGGGTAATCATTGCAAGGAATCCTACACACTTGCTTCTTCCATCTCGTAACTTTCCAAGTGTTGCGGTAGACTTCGAGCTTGGAACCGACATTCTGTTCTACATACGCTCCACAAG ATCTCCCATTGTAAAGATAGGGGCTTCAAGAACCCTCGTTGCACGACCTGTGGCTACAAAGGTAGCCACTTTCTCATCAAGAGGACCCAGTTCAATTTCCCCAGCGATTCTTAAG CCGGATATAGCAGCACCTGGTGTGAACATACTTGCAGCTACTTCCCTTAATGATTCTTTCAGTGTCAATGGATTCTCTATGAAGTCTGGGACGTCAATGGCTACTCCTGTAGTTTCAGGAATTGTAGTGCTCCTCAAATCATTACATCCTCACTGGTCTCCTTCTGCTATCAAGTCAGCTATTGTCACCACAG CTTGGAAAACTGATCCATCAGGAGAGCCAATCTTCGCAGATGGGTCAAGCCGCAAGCTAGCTGATCCGTTTGATTACGGAGGAGGCCTCGTGAATCCAGAGAGAGCTGCGAAACCAGGTCTCGTGTACGACATGGCCACACATGACTACGTCTTGTACTTGTGCGCTGCTGATTACAGTGACATGTCCATATCCCGTGTCCTCGGAAAAGCAACCGTCTGTCCTACTCCCAAGCCTTCGGTTCTTGATCTCAACTTGCCTTCCATCACAATCCCAAACCTTAGAGATGAAGTCACTCTCACAAGAACAGTCACAAACGTTGGACCTCTCAATTCAGTATACAAAGTCGTGATCAATCCTCCAACGGGAGTTAATGTGGGTGTTACACCAACGACATTTGTGTTTAACTCTACAGCTACAAAGTTATCGTTCACGGTCCGCGTCACGACCACACATAGAGTAAACACTGGCTACTTCTTTGGAAGCTTGACTTGGAGTGACAACATGCACAATGTAGCCATCCCACTATCTGTGAGAACCCAGATCCTGCCACGATACTATGACGAGAACTGA
- the LOC103853551 gene encoding 60S ribosomal protein L9-2 has translation MKTILSSETMDIPEGVVIKVHAKVIEVEGPRGKLTRDFKHLNLDFQLIKDAVTGKRQLKIDSWFGSRKASASIRTALSHVSNLIAGVTQGFLYKMRFVYAHFPINASISGNNKSIEIRNFLGEKKVRKVDMLDGVTIVRSEKVKDEITLEGNDIELVSRSCALINQKCHVKKKDIRKFLDGIYVSEKGKIAVEE, from the exons ATGAAGACGATCTTGTCATCTGAGACGATGGACATACCCGAAGGCGTCGTCATCAAGGTTCACGCCAAGGTTATCGAAGTCGAAGGCCCACGCGGGAAACTCACTCGCGACTTCAAGCATCTCAACCTCGATTTCCAGCTCATCAAAGACGCCGTCACCGGCAAGCGACAGCTCAAGATCGATTCGTGGTTCGGCTCTCGCAAAGCCAGTGCTTCCATCAGGACTGCCTTGAGCCACGTTAGCAATCTCATCGCCGGTGTCACTCAGGGTTTCCTTTACAAGATGAGGTTTGTCTACGCTCATTTTCCGATCAACGCTTCCATCTCCGGTAACAACAAGTCTATTGAGATCCGTAACTTCCTTGGGGAGAAGAAG GTGAGGAAGGTTGATATGTTGGATGGTGTTACCATTGTTCGGTCTGAGAAGGTTAAGGATGAGATTACTCTTGAGGGAAATGATATCGAGCTTGTCTCACGTTCATGCGCTTTGATCAACCAG AAATGccatgtgaagaagaaggatatCAGAAAGTTTCTTGATGGTATCTATGTGAGCGAGAAGGGCAAGATCGCTGTTGAAGAATGA